In the genome of Pseudomonas sp. HS6, one region contains:
- a CDS encoding energy transducer TonB, protein MQVVNWLPRTELPFAAPSRPELLDVVEPEPDVPVFVAPAPQADAPVQPAARPVERPKIEVPRPSLASTRTGAKPVEEVDETPVVAKPAPVPPPRFALQLLRADRCLLLVELPTGDSFQSRDPAYLLLKDMLRAAGLPDAPQIVGDPVRWPLLVRGTMDQGPDAARDFVQGFLSVQMEATPCACLWLIGLPAVRFAGEADAEAFNRELQIEGLGLAWAVPGLELLMEEPQRKAAVWQAMRRLMARWKESNE, encoded by the coding sequence ATGCAGGTGGTCAACTGGCTGCCGCGCACCGAATTGCCCTTTGCCGCGCCGTCGCGGCCCGAGCTGCTGGACGTTGTCGAGCCCGAGCCTGACGTCCCGGTGTTCGTGGCACCTGCACCGCAGGCCGATGCGCCGGTGCAGCCTGCCGCGCGTCCGGTCGAACGGCCGAAGATCGAGGTTCCGCGACCTTCGCTGGCCAGTACCCGCACGGGTGCCAAACCGGTGGAAGAAGTTGACGAAACACCTGTGGTGGCAAAACCGGCACCGGTCCCGCCACCGCGTTTTGCCCTGCAATTGCTGCGGGCCGATCGTTGCTTGCTGTTGGTGGAGTTACCCACAGGCGATTCTTTCCAGTCCCGCGATCCGGCGTATCTGTTGCTCAAGGACATGCTGCGCGCCGCCGGCCTGCCGGATGCACCGCAGATCGTCGGAGATCCGGTGCGCTGGCCGTTACTGGTGCGCGGCACGATGGATCAGGGCCCGGACGCGGCCCGGGACTTCGTCCAGGGTTTCCTGTCGGTTCAGATGGAGGCAACACCGTGCGCCTGCCTGTGGCTGATCGGCCTGCCGGCGGTGCGTTTTGCCGGCGAAGCAGATGCCGAAGCGTTCAACCGCGAATTGCAAATCGAGGGTCTTGGCCTGGCGTGGGCCGTGCCGGGACTGGAATTGTTGATGGAAGAGCCACAGCGCAAGGCCGCCGTGTGGCAAGCCATGCGTCGGCTGATGGCGCGCTGGAAAGAATCGAATGAGTGA